Proteins encoded together in one Lathyrus oleraceus cultivar Zhongwan6 chromosome 5, CAAS_Psat_ZW6_1.0, whole genome shotgun sequence window:
- the LOC127084028 gene encoding arogenate dehydrogenase 1, chloroplastic yields MSSSKSLKIGIVGFGTFGQFLANTMIKQGHTLTATSRTDYSQLCLQMGIHFFRDVTALLEADMDVILLCTSISSLSEVVGSMPLTCLKRPTLFVDVLSVKEHPRNLLLRVLPEELDILCTHPMFGPVSGKNGWQNLTFMYDRVRINDEATCSKFLQIFSSEGCKMVEMSCEEHDRAAAKSQFITHTIGRTLAEMDIEPTPIDTKGFQALVQLKEPVMGCSFDLYSGLFVHNRFARQELENLEHALHKVKEMLVQRMDEGQNSKRTES; encoded by the exons ATGTCATCTTCCAAAAGTCTGAAAATTGGCATTGTTGGGTTCGGTACATTTGGTCAATTTCTGGCAAATACAATGATCAAACAAGGCCATACTCTAACTGCAACTTCAAGAACAGATTACTCTCAACTTTGTCTCCAGATGGGTATCCATTTCTTCAG GGATGTGACAGCATTACTTGAGGCTGACATGGATGTCATACTGTTATGCACATCTATTTCGTCGCTGTCGGAGGTGGTCGGGTCAATGCCACTCACTTGTCTGAAACGTCCGACGCTATTTGTTGATGTTCTTTCGGTTAAAGAGCACCCAAGGAACCTTCTTTTGAGA GTTCTGCCAGAGGAGTTAGACATACTCTGCACACACCCAATGTTTGGACCAGTGAGTGGGAAAAATGGATGGCAAAATCTTACTTTCATGTATGACAGAGTTCGAATAAACGATGAAGCTACCTGCTCTAAATTTCTCCAAATTTTTTCAAGTGAG GGTTGCAAGATGGTAGAAATGTCATGTGAGGAACATGATAGAGCAGCTGCAAAGAGCCAATTTATCACACACACAATCGGCAG GACATTGGCAGAAATGGATATTGAACCTACACCTATTGACACCAAGGGCTTTCAGGCACTTGTTCAGTTG AAAGAACCTGTCATGGGATGCAGTTTTGATTTGTATAGTGGATTATTTGTGCACAACAGATTCGCCAGACAAGAG CTGGAAAACCTTGAGCATGCCCTACATAAAGTCAAAGAGATGCTGGTCCAAAGGATGGATGAAGGACAAAACTCAAAAAGAACTGAAAGTTGA
- the LOC127084029 gene encoding uncharacterized protein LOC127084029 encodes MLGNNIGDMVKCWKAMNNNLRLQLGNIIAFFQKSFYEVEHAHISPFSKKLKLSKKQPQSKKHFTLQFPNHIRTYIEDVVNVISDGNCGFRVIASLHGYGEDGWSMVRRDLELEIIDKDRSTLYDKLFCNRLAEVRESLMIKSFGSQPSEKWLTLPDIGYLIANRYNVVLVCLGNPCMTFFPMTSSHSPNVSIYCIGFVNQNHWVQVNMKEGFPLPPVTLDWKKFRCQTATSCMLGFTGRLQH; translated from the exons ATGTTAGGAAACAatataggtgacatggtcaaatgttggaaagctatgaataacaacttgaggttacaactgggCAACATTATAGCTTTTTTTCAAAAAagtttttacgaagttgagcacgcgCACATAAGTCCATTTTCGAAGAAGTTAAAATTgtcaaagaagcaaccacaatCAAAGAAACATTTCActcttcaatttcctaatcatattaggacatacattgaagatgtagtCAATGTTATatcagatggtaattgtggatttagagtcattgcatcattgcatggatatggCGAGGATGGTTGGTCAATGGTTCGCCGAGACTTGGAGTTGGAAATAATAGACAAGGATAGGTCAACgttgtatgacaagttattttgtAATCGGTTGGCAGaagtgagagaatctttgatgataAAATCCTTTGGTTCACAACCATCAGAAAAATGGTTGACTCTACCAGATATAGGTTACTTGATAGCGAAtcgctataatgttgtacttgtctgtttaggaaatccgtgcatgactttctttcctatgacaagttcacattcaccaaatgtctccatttattgcattggttttgttaaccaaaatcattgggttcag gttaacatgaaagaggggtttccgttgccaccggtcacattagattggaagaagTTTCGTTGTCAAACAGCAACGTCTTGCATGTTAGGATTTACAGGACGTCTACAACATTGA